A genome region from Panicum virgatum strain AP13 chromosome 4K, P.virgatum_v5, whole genome shotgun sequence includes the following:
- the LOC120704907 gene encoding flocculation protein FLO11-like, whose amino-acid sequence MALVMKTMAAAPPALLCLAMVALALAATSTKAQAAPAPTPSSPTPAPTPAPAPPSVSLCPAGFSNLSEYKAAVPEYLKHCVALTLSSGARTITTRKLSSVLGPIRIPPPTPPSVVATSKGLVVVHSIIHKCTCYLATKSTLLESSTGPIVCKPAGQGFA is encoded by the coding sequence ATGGCCTTGGTGATGAAGACCATGGCTGCTGCTCCCCCTGCGCTCCTGTGCCTCGCCATGGTGGCTCTCGCGCTCGCGGCTACTTCTACCAAGGCCCAGGCGGCTCCGGCTCCAACACCGTCGTCTCCGACGCCGGCGCCTACACCCGCACCGGCGCCGCCATCCGTGTCTCTATGCCCGGCCGGCTTTAGCAACTTGTCCGAGTACAAGGCAGCTGTTCCTGAGTATTTAAAGCACTGCGTCGCTCTTACTCTATCTTCCGGTGCACGTACAATAACCACCAGAAAACTCAGCAGCGTCCTCGGCCCGATCCGCATTCCCCCTCCGACCCCGCCCAGCGTCGTCGCCACCTCGAAGGGCCTCGTCGTCGTGCACAGCATCATCCACAAGTGCACCTGCTACCTCGCCACCAAATCCACCCTCCTCGAATCGTCCACCGGCCCCATCGTGTGCAAGCCCGCCGGCCAGGGCTTCGcttga